Sequence from the Asterias amurensis chromosome 14, ASM3211899v1 genome:
catgtataccagGGTCTGCTGATTAGGAGGTTGCTATGCAAATTCTTGCCTTGAATCATTTGACATttatagcaactgtctctataggcctagtctgaggaattcaaatttgaggaattcaaatttaattgggtagtcttggtgcaagacgtttctcaaACTTAATTGGTAGGCCCTACATTGTAACTATAAACTTGTACACTAGACAACACAGTCAAGTCACTCTAAAATTCATTACTACATGTAATAGACTTTATCGCGATTCCCACTGGCTGCCTTCAAGAATTTCTATCAGAAAAGTTGTAAGGTCAGATATCTGGCCCTAAGTTTCTAGTGTCAGCTTTTACAATATTCCGCTTGTTGCATTTAATTCTAGAGCAACTGACACTACTGTTTTTATGAAGATTTTGTCTGAATTCCTACAACATGCAGGTGTGCTTGTGTTGTCATGGTACCCACCTAACAAAGCTGACGACGCTGGTTTGCCAAGTGATGACCTGGTTCCCCTGCTACTAAACGCCTGCCATAAATATGACCTCAAGGTAAGTAGACTGGCTTCATCTCAACTGGAGGCTTTTTGTGATGCTAGTTCGAGTCCGCACATTAGGTTGACTACTGACCTGCAAACGTACATGTGCGCATTGatgcactcactcgaacgactcttgtggaagtctagtcaaccattGGTACCCTGTTATCACACTCCATCGCCTTCCTCGTTTTTCATTGTCACTGGTTCCCATCTGCGCTATACACAGGTTAGCATGGAACATGGTCACAGGATCACTGACTGAAGAAACCATGGGTCGAGCTGGTATCAAAATGATgttcgaccacagtagtcaaccaatggtcgaccttttaaccatggtgcacacttgaacttgctcaaggtggcagcagacttaccagtcAATAGTTCTAAGAAaatgtgcacatgctcagaatTAAAAGCAATGGAAATTTATCTGGTAATTCTGCCATCTAGTGTTTCAAAGTCTTGCATTGAGGGGTTAGTTTAACGCCCCTTTTTCTGTTTCTATTGTAGTTATGACgcttggggaaaaaaatgttATCGGTTACTGTTGCCGTGTCTTGGGggaataaaaaatagaaaaaaacagaaatgcTTACTCCTGCGTCTCCAGTCAGGGTCTTGAGCATGGTCTTGGTGGGTCTTCCTGGGCCGCGCCTGCCGTGAGTGGGCTCGCACATGATGACTTATTGGCTGGTAGCTCTGGGTGGTGCCGTAGGAAGTGACCAGCAAGGTGCAACTGGCGCTCCTCGATCTTCTCACTCAGTTGACAGAGCTTTTACAAATTCAGTTTACCTTTACAAATTAAGTTTACCAACTATAATTTGGTGTTTGCTTTTCAAAACTGTATTACAGCTGGCGTTTCATAGTGAGCCGTACAAGAACCGAACAGAGTTGACCTTCCTGAACGATCTAAGGTACATCATTGACACATATGGGAACCACCCTGCCTTATACAAGTACCACCACAAAGGCgcagacttaccccttgtgtacCTCTATGACTCCTACCTAACGAGCCCACGAGCCTGGGCTCGAATCCTCAAGAAGAACACCCCAATGAGCATCCGCAACACCAACTATGACGCCGTAATCATAGGGCTATTTGTGGGGCAAAAACATAACACTGAGTTATTCACAGGCGGCTTCGATGGGTTTTACACGTACTTCGCGTCGAACCTGTTCACGTTCGGGTCCCACTGGAACAACTGGAAGTTTCTGTCCACCACAGCGAAGCGTAACTCCATGATTTTCATCCCGAGCGTTGGACCGGGTTACGACGACGTAGCAGTCCGACCCTGGAACGCCAAGAACACGCAGGAACGCCGAAACGGGCAATACTACAAAAATGCCTTCACCGCCGCCATGAACTACAGTCCCCCTATTATTTCCATTACATCATTTAACGAGTGGCACGAGGGGACGCAGATTGAGAGCGCTGTCCCCAAACACACCGGGAAGGTCAAATATTTGGACTATCGACCAAATAAATCCAACTACTATTTGGATTTAACTAGACAACTAGTGGATAAGTTTTCCGGTTGGAAACGGTAGTATTTATGGAACCTTTTTGTTATGTGCCCTGTGTGTTGTTAAAGCAGCAACCAAAGCCTGTTTTCATTATACTATAAGgtaaccagactattttgcaCTTCTTGACTATAGGGACTTCGTAACTTACTTTTAtcagttatttatttgtatCAAGCATAAGCCCctatgtcacacaaggcaatttacgggcaaccagtgCCAGGCAGCTGCTATGAACTAAATACAttcacatttaaagacacttgacactattggtaattgtcaaagaccagtcttctcacttggtgtatctcaacatatgcataaaataacaaacctgtgaaaatttgagctcaattggtcgtcgaagttgcgagataataaggaaagaaaaaaacaccttgtcactcgaagttgtgtgctttcagatgctcgatttcgcgagctcacattctaaacttgaggtctcgaaatcaaattcatggaaaatgacttctttctcaaaaactaagtcacttcagagggagctgtttctcacggtttttatactatcaacctctccccattacttgtaaccaagaaaggttttatgctaatatttattttgagtaattaccaatagtgtccaatgcctttaaatgttcacatattgGTATCCTTAAGacactgttttgaaaaatgactcatgtgctactaaagtggtcctgtagcatgcacagTAGCTGGTCGCCTCTGAGTTGCCTGCAATAGTTGCCTCATGTGACTAGGGCTTAGTCCTTAAGATTTGACAGATTTTTTCTCTGGTTTTCAGGTTCACTTTCATTGTTATTCCTTCATCTTTACCATTGTTCTCACTCTACCTTCAAGTTTTTTTGAGGCAAAATTTCCCTCACAGTAGGCCCTTGTGACCATTTCCTCCAGGTTTCTATTTGATATGACGTACAAAGTCTTTCAAccatgcaacttttcctcggatcagttttaccattcaaaattgaaaaatactacataaaatcattgaaattttgtaaattcCTCTTTTTtgggtgaagttacagttgcgtGCCTCGAAACTTGATGCAACTTAACAtaatcatatgcataaaataacaattggtgcaaaagaataatgaaagaaaaacatccttgttgcacaatgtgtgttgttgcacaatgtgtgtgctttcagatgcctaaagggcaagtcttttattatttgagtgacaaattaattattttgagtatttaacaAAAGTGCcttgtgcctttaaacatcttAAATCATATTTGTATTCAGTGATATTCATTATCACACCAGGAGGGGACTTATTTTTCAGAGTTTTGATTTGAATACCATTTTCTGGGAGaagttcaagatggctgcacaatAATGCACTCACTCAAAAGCCATTCAACCCTAAACTGtttcatgtactgtacatattaCTCAGTCAGTCTTCTGTGgtttatacatacatgtacatgtacatgtaattgattAATCTTGATACAATTTCATCCCTGTTGTATGGTGTTCTAACCCCCACCCTCAACCTGTTACTGACTCCTAGGATGCACTACTGCACCAATTTCACTATTTATCACTTGATTTTACATGATGAATTGTATAATACAATATCAATTTCGAAAgtaataagtatgtaattactaaagatgtttttaaaaagtatcATTTGATTATTTGTTGACATGATTGCAAATTTTACGAGACTAACTTATAGATTTATGATGTATGTGTTTAtgcaataaataatattatttgtctAGCAGTATTGTTGATGCCTATTTTATTATGTGACACCTTACTGTGTAAAATTTTCAGCTCACataggggcccaatttcatagagctgctaagcacacaaacttgcttagcatgaacagGATTACCacccaaatttaaatttgttgtattttccatgttactggtattcagctgttgtttgcttatcctgaaaatcacgtggatatttggttggtaatcctgtttttatcaaggaagaaatttcatgctaagcaaatttttgtgctaagcagctctatgaaattgggccatggtcaaAGGTTTATTTTGTGCAGTTTGTAGttgtattatttcataaaactggttttgtaaattttaattaGAGCTACTAGTTAATTAAGAGCGGCCCCAAGTACTGTTCGGCAAAAAAAGAACATTCgtttttgacaaaacaaaatttatgatttatttttgtataaaatgttTGCATATTTTTCATTATGTGTATGTACATCCCTTTTTATCTTTACAAATTTTAAAGTGTAGTTATAATAACGTATAGCACCGAACAAAATGAGTTGTATCTgagttgtattttatttgttgaatggatttaaaataaatgcaaattaaAGAAGAGAGATTTAAACAGCTGCACTGTAGTTTGAATAAAACTAGTCCATATTcgatgtatgttgggatacattatATGACAGTTAATTTCATTTGGGATGTGGGTAGTCAGAAAGGGGGGCAAACTATATTATTTGGTTGCTAATAGCGATCTTTGAAACGTCAAAGATATAAACGTACTTCCAAGAAGTGCAAGACACATAATATTATAACAGCTGAAAGTACTGCCTGTCACGACCCAAATTCCTAAATGTCAGAgatttcacaaaaaacaaaaacaacataacCCCTTCCCTGGAAAATAAGGGTATAACAAAAGTAATCAAAACTGACAAGCACAATGAGAAGTGGCAAGCATGTTCAATTATATTAAACCATTACGAAAACAACAATAGGGCAATACAAAAGGTCAGTTAGGCAGTTGTGATtatacggggggggggggggggggtgtgcatGCCTGGATTGTAATCAAATTGTGAGGAGCGTTACTGCGGTAATGCTTCTTTCGGATTCAAACATTTGGGGACCATAATAACCGCAGTACTTCTAAGTTAAAAGCTGTCTATCCAGACCAGCAGAGTAGGCATAATTAGCTGCTTCATCGCTAGTAGTTTTCAGGCGTTATTTCCAAAAAGACCCCTATAAAGGGCAGGCCTCACTGGACGCACGTGGTATAATTACTGAAAACAACGattttagcataacaacttataacaggttcacaattaactatgattttttattttttgcctttttcggtaatatatagcaaattttcttgaagatgttttcaaagtgttgaaATTCTGCTGTTTTTCtctataaaatatttttgggagaacaaattcagtatcgggtgcacaaacttagcaaGAAAAAGGAGGGATTAGATTGGTTTATCCTTTGTTGctcaaatcaagctgaaaagtgAGTGGAAGGGAtaaatttgtttatcctttgctgctcaaaaccaACCAACAAGTAGGAGGGATAGAATTGTTTATCCCTTGAAACTCAAACACGGCAAAATGTGCGATATATTGTAACAAATAAGTGgaatttatctatttttaaaacgttagcatagcaaaattagattgattcgtaaaatctacagcatgtttttcacgatttggagggaaaaatggtaaaacaaaatgtgttgctttaaaatcctgtttcgagagcaatttacagaccataatgacaattttaagctgtaaatttgaaaaataaccaaatctAAATAAAATACAGTTTTTATGAACCTGTTTTActttgataacgagcaatggatagctgtttcAAAAAACACTTGACATCTTTGGATATAAGTATAAaacaccagtgttctcacttggtgtatcttaacataataGTAATcgcttaaaataacaagtctgtgcaAAGTTGGACCCAGTAAGTCATCTCTTTATAGTTTTCAAGGCCCAAAATGGCAAAGTTGTTCCGCAAGGCTTGACCTTTAATTGTTTTCTAAGCAGTTCCTTGAAATTATATTttcgtaatttttgttttgctccaTTTTCATTGATGTGATGATGATCCTTTagaattgtttaaaaataaatcaagtcATGTTTACTCCACTCAGGAGAAAGTTAACACAACAAATTAAATACACGAGGGGATATtaagaacttaaaggaacacgttgccttggatcggtcgagttggtctttgaaaagcgtttgtaaccgttttttataaaatgcatttgggtagaaagatgttgtaaaagtagaatacaatgatccacacaaacatgctttgaaatcgcgcggttttccttttacctcgtcgactaacacgccggccatttatgggggtcaaaatgttgactcccataaatggccgacggtgttagttcgcacagtagaaggaaaaccaagcaatttcgaggcaaacatgtgtggatcattgtattctacttttaaaacatctttccaaccatatgcattatataaaaaacggttacaaacgcttttgttttgaccaactcgtccgatccaaggcaacgtattcctttataAGGGTGGTCCTAAGAACTCGTCCCAACtcctcgagataagactagtcttttactCTTTTTGTGAAACCCAACCAAGCTCTTCAACTcagcaaatgaaaaaaaatagtctTTCGAAATTCAGCTTTGAACCTTGCTAAAAACAGCTGAACACATTTGCTTCTACAAAACCAACCAATGAAGGATGATAGCAAAGATACTTTTATAGTATCTTTAGTTTTAGGACGGTTTGCAGATGTCATGTGCCGGCCAAGTCTAAAAATAGTACAGGGCGAGCGGAAACGCTCATTATTATACAGTAAACTGAGCGCGGtattttaaggcagtggacactattggtaattactcaaaataattattagcataaaacctaacttgttgacgagtaatggggagaggttgatggcgtgtaaaacattgtgagaaacggctccctctgaaatgacatagttttcgagaaagaagtaattttccacgaatttgatttcgagacctcaagtttagaatttgagtctcgaaatcaaccatctaaacgcacacaacttcgtgtggcaagggtgtttttttttcttcattattatctcgtaacatcgatgaccaattgagctcaaattttcacaggtttgtaattgtatgcatatgttgagatataatacaccaagtgagaagactggtctttgacaattaccaatagtgtccattgtctttaaaacagtCGAGTCAGATGTAATATTCATTGTTTTAACGACTCGGTGTATTATTTGGAAATACCATGATTGTTACTACATTCAAAAGCTAGACAagctcccccccccaaaaaaaaaaaaaaaaaaaaatatatatatatatatataaataaataaataaataaacaaataaacaaagaaataaagaaTTTATTGTGCATTTTCAAATACTTGGGCCAACATTGTTTGTgagacaaataataaaaaaataaaaaaactgctGTACAACCTGCGATATACAATATTCAAACGATGATCTACACAAGGTTTGAAGGAATGCACCAATTCATTTTGATACGAGCGAGTTCAAGGTCTTGTTTTACTTCCAGTGCAACACCGCGCCTCAAATcgaaagtttattatttttagcttATGTGCAGTGAACGACACTGTCTAGATAATATTATGTTTGTTGTTATTAGCCTCTCAAGCTAATAACAAAATTGTATTATCTAAAATGCTTTCAAAACATCCACCTTGTAATGGTAAGGGGATTGTGTGaatagaaggggggggggggggggagatataGACCGAGACCGCGATCAAGGAACAACAACATTTTAACACAACCAGAGCAATATTTATGTGTCTCTATAGTTACATGAAACATAATATTTATACTGAGTGCTGTGACACGACCCTAGAACTGaggattgtttattattatgacGAGCATACATCTTCAATTATaaagaaagtaaaataaaaaaaataaaaaaggccaaataatttttttatataataggATGCCAATAAAAATAGTAAATCTCAGCGTTCTTGGTAATAAATCATAGCAATGAACAATTCGTCCCTCTCCTTATTAAATACCGCAAGTCGCATTTTTTGTGTGCGCTgaatctgcaaaaaaaaatataaaccaaTTTTTGATTTTGACGGAAGGAAGTCCCGACAACAAGATTTGATTCAAACGAACCAGGACTATTGTATGGGGATCTTGACTTTAGAAAAGCCTTAATTAAAATTGGATTAGATTAATATCATCTTACAGGGAAGGAAGTGTGGATTGGTTTTGGGTTTTTAATTAAGTTTCGTCTTCAAACTGTTAGGCCCTTCAAAATTACCCTTTtcggctagcttggccccgcggttgttttgaaaattgcacgtgctttgcgtacgtgctcagggcttcagacgagagaacggagcctgaatcTAAAGCCGAAGCCTTGGATTCGAAAGGGCCTATATGCAGATTATATTCATTTAGAGAGGGTGAGGTTTCCACAAATCCGCTTAAATTTGCGGGGAGGGGGTGGGTCCCTATATCTCACCATTCAAGAAGACTTTGTTACGATGGAAACGAAAGACACAACAAAGGCAAGTGCCTGCCGCATTCAATACACAAAAAGAGCTCCAAAAAAGCATTGTTTGCTGTGGCCTCGCTCTTCTAAGTACGACACGCagggaaaaacaataaaatatcaGTAAGCTCTGACTTTTCATCAACTGAAAGTGGTTCATTTAACGATGATCTTCTTGTGAAGGCAGAATTGATATCAGTTGGAGCCTCGACGCCTCAAAGTACTAgtcatttttaatattaaaaatggtGTCTGCCAATCTACTCTCGTTTGTTCTGTTTATAACCGCTTTAGTACGTCACGCCAGTGGATGTTACAATTTGCCATGCATACCTGGTTGGTACCCGTGGAGGGACCATTGTTACTTGGTCTACCCTCCTCCAGGGGAAACCAAATGGTTCACATTTGATCAAGGAGAGGAGTTTTGTAATGGATTCCAAAACaagcaggtcaaaggtcacttgGTGTCAATACTCGACCAAGAAGAGCAAGATTTCGTCATCAGGCTGATGTCTAAGATTAGACCGGAAGAGCACTTTTGGATTGGTCTGACTGACGCAGCAGTtgaaggtttgttttttaatggagCAATTTTTCGAGAATAATTTATAACAACTTACGGCAGAGGCATTGTTAAAAATAGGAAATATCAGTGTGAGAAGCTAAGCCGGTCATCTGAACAACTTGGGACATCGacaataaaggcactgggcataATTGATAGTTGTCTATTATataagaccagcattctcacttggtgagaTGTTGTATTCCAACATtgagcatacaataacaaatctgtgactcaattggtcgtcgcagttgcaagagaataggcCTAATTAAAGAAAAAGCACTCTTGGTGTGAGCTTGTTGATGCCTAAAataatatacacatattgactggcaacgaggtaactagtatacgtctatttccacgagggactttgagtgaccagaagagagGGAAATAGGCACCTCTTCTGGCCACTCGAAGGCCcgaggggaatagacgtacactagttaccgaattatgccaatcaatatgtgttttataacacagctcggtcttaaaatgtaaaataagaacagaaaaaggaatcATGTATAGTTTGTTCACGTTTCAAGTCAAGATAGGGCGCTGTTACCGTgggcactatttgcaaagactagtgcccgctctggttcccgcaaaacatgcgcgcgcgatcactagcctatattagttcatcccacgtgaccgtgtttcagtcaaccagaatacagaaaaagcaagaggtgtgttttaaaaagaattagTCTTTCccataatatttgagtgagaaacgcTCTTTCTCCAGAACTAAATTCAGAGGTAGcggtttctcacattgttttatactgtaagcagctctccattgc
This genomic interval carries:
- the LOC139947448 gene encoding glycoprotein endo-alpha-1,2-mannosidase-like is translated as MLTRRSFQSLRCIAATIVIVFLIGCFLAIGRITKEESKQDDEFKVHQAALKDSLKIQQQAIELKEKLKAFEEARIDRKHDQHMDNNNVIFPIPKLENKLPPVPGINPSPDAKLNKFNISAVPLPNYNVHIFYYPWYGNPKFDGRYVHWNHDRLRHWDKKIASKFSTEGHVPPDDIGASFYPALGGYSSRDPYVIDQHMQQMRIAGTGVLVLSWYPPNKADDAGLPSDDLVPLLLNACHKYDLKLAFHSEPYKNRTELTFLNDLRYIIDTYGNHPALYKYHHKGADLPLVYLYDSYLTSPRAWARILKKNTPMSIRNTNYDAVIIGLFVGQKHNTELFTGGFDGFYTYFASNLFTFGSHWNNWKFLSTTAKRNSMIFIPSVGPGYDDVAVRPWNAKNTQERRNGQYYKNAFTAAMNYSPPIISITSFNEWHEGTQIESAVPKHTGKVKYLDYRPNKSNYYLDLTRQLVDKFSGWKR
- the LOC139947174 gene encoding snaclec macrovipecetin subunit beta-like, encoding MVSANLLSFVLFITALVRHASGCYNLPCIPGWYPWRDHCYLVYPPPGETKWFTFDQGEEFCNGFQNKQVKGHLVSILDQEEQDFVIRLMSKIRPEEHFWIGLTDAAVEGVFNWTDGSVLEYTNWADKQPDEGWPEEDYVVMAIDEKWNDARGADQTKARQKIMCKMTQFAHTRKLTNYCRRK